Proteins from a genomic interval of Paenibacillus sp. FSL H8-0048:
- the rpsD gene encoding 30S ribosomal protein S4, producing MARYTGPKFKLSRRLGISLSGTGKDLKRPFPPGQHGANQRRKVSNYGMQLLEKQKLRHMYGLGEKQFKTLFTKAQKLQGIAGENFMFLLESRLDNLVYRLGFANSRAGARQLVSHGHVTVNGKKVDIASFRVSIGDVIGLRERSRAMTSIKEALENRNHLPAYLEYADGSFEGKYIRLPERAELSQDIDEKQIVEFYNR from the coding sequence ATGGCACGTTACACCGGACCTAAATTCAAACTCAGCCGCCGTCTGGGCATTTCCCTTAGCGGTACAGGCAAAGACCTGAAACGCCCTTTCCCACCAGGACAGCACGGCGCTAACCAACGCAGAAAAGTAAGTAACTACGGAATGCAGCTTTTGGAAAAACAAAAACTGCGCCACATGTACGGCCTGGGCGAAAAGCAGTTTAAAACTCTTTTCACTAAGGCACAAAAGCTTCAGGGTATTGCGGGCGAAAACTTCATGTTCCTGCTCGAAAGCCGCCTGGACAACCTGGTTTACCGTCTTGGATTCGCTAACTCCCGTGCAGGCGCACGCCAGTTGGTATCCCATGGCCACGTAACCGTTAACGGCAAAAAAGTCGACATCGCTTCTTTCCGTGTAAGCATTGGCGACGTTATCGGACTCCGCGAAAGAAGCCGCGCTATGACTTCGATCAAAGAAGCTCTCGAGAACCGCAACCATCTTCCGGCTTACCTGGAATATGCTGACGGATCGTTCGAAGGCAAATACATCCGTTTGCCTGAACGTGCTGAGCTGTCCCAGGATATTGATGAGAAGCAAATCGTCGAGTTCTATAACCGTTAA
- a CDS encoding transglycosylase domain-containing protein, translating to MVEEKKKKTAKQRPPRRSWLRRFGSVVKWMFILGILGCLFAGGAVAGYVTSIVKDDPVRPEELIQQQVGLNAITGFAYFSDGQPIGQLRTEEDRRLIEFNDIPQLVIDAVLAIEDNNFYNHKGVDFSGTLRAVKQKVLNESVQTGGSTLTQQLARRVFLNLDRTEDRKVKEILLSLRLERFLSKQEILTAYLNKVPFGNGSNGYNVFGIKAAAKGIFGLDDLEKLNVAQAAYLAGLPQLPSKYSAFNGVGEFNETAFGRAMDRQKLVLRRMLEENKITTSQYDEALLFDIKSSLAPHTKKAYATFPYLMMETERKASEILLKLNQGTADKAAAAADSAQLLEEARQQLMTGGYRVYTTIDKKVYSAMHSISDDSSNFTKDSKARGKEQTAGMMINNKTGAILGMIEGRDFNIEQMNYATQMVRQPGSTMKPIAAYLPALDAGLIQPAGILDDAPIVMKDGGKGYHIPKNANNRYQGLVTARYALNKSLNLPALKLFNDKVGIEKAWAFSKKLGITTIQDNDYSAQTGVIGGLKYGVSVEELTNAYSSIGNGGAFNDAYMIEKIVDSQGKIVYQHKVNPEQVFSKQTAYLMTDMLRTVITDGTATTVKRNYKHFKEVPIVGKTGSTQNYGDVWFMGYSPDVTLGIWVGYKEQVNTLQGDTQKRQAQTLWTKVMNTVIDKRPELFTTKEFAQPEGIVKATVSAYSGKKPSKLTDRFTTDLFNAKFVPKESDDGISNAKYITYNGVNYIPLEGTPEDFLKEKIVVKREKPIQELVKELLAAFPAMKSHESLAYYMPQDAKTDYPTEVDPRVDDGNGPSAPGEVMVSYSTGKAVVTFTPSGSPDVVGYRLYRSLNGGSFQKQAVLAAGESTVFRPGTPAGANATFYVAAVDVAGHETASGSVAGGIKPTPEPTPTPEQTPGAEPTPDAGIIPDSTEDPGMIIIQPPAVDDSTPLGGTNAAGGTSGGNAAGNTGGKPAGNASGNAGGSTATNATGNSGR from the coding sequence ATGGTTGAGGAGAAGAAAAAGAAGACCGCAAAACAGCGTCCACCGCGCAGATCCTGGCTCCGCAGGTTCGGTTCAGTTGTGAAGTGGATGTTCATACTCGGTATACTCGGCTGCCTGTTCGCCGGCGGCGCTGTAGCCGGCTACGTCACTTCAATAGTGAAGGACGATCCGGTCCGGCCCGAAGAACTAATCCAGCAGCAGGTTGGGCTGAACGCCATTACCGGCTTTGCCTATTTCAGTGACGGACAGCCGATCGGCCAGCTCCGCACAGAAGAAGACCGCAGACTTATTGAATTCAACGATATTCCGCAGCTTGTGATTGATGCCGTTCTCGCTATAGAGGACAATAATTTCTACAATCATAAAGGGGTGGATTTCAGCGGCACCCTGCGGGCCGTCAAGCAAAAGGTACTGAACGAATCCGTTCAGACCGGGGGCAGTACCCTGACCCAGCAGCTTGCACGGCGCGTGTTCCTGAACCTGGACCGCACAGAAGACCGCAAGGTGAAGGAAATCCTGCTGTCCCTGCGGCTGGAACGCTTCTTGTCCAAACAGGAGATTTTAACGGCTTATTTAAATAAGGTTCCTTTCGGGAACGGTTCCAACGGCTATAATGTATTCGGTATCAAAGCTGCCGCCAAAGGCATCTTCGGCCTGGATGATCTGGAGAAGCTGAACGTGGCCCAGGCGGCGTATCTCGCCGGCTTGCCGCAGCTCCCCTCCAAGTATTCCGCGTTCAACGGCGTAGGCGAATTCAACGAGACGGCCTTCGGCCGGGCGATGGACCGCCAGAAGCTGGTCCTACGGCGGATGCTGGAGGAGAACAAAATCACCACTTCCCAGTACGACGAGGCGCTGCTCTTTGACATCAAGAGCTCTCTTGCACCGCATACCAAGAAGGCCTATGCCACCTTCCCTTATCTCATGATGGAGACCGAACGCAAAGCGTCCGAGATCCTGCTGAAGCTGAACCAGGGTACGGCAGACAAGGCGGCCGCTGCGGCCGATTCCGCCCAGCTTCTGGAGGAAGCCCGCCAGCAGCTGATGACCGGCGGTTACCGGGTGTACACCACCATAGACAAGAAAGTGTACAGCGCGATGCACAGCATCTCGGATGACAGCAGTAATTTCACCAAGGACAGCAAGGCCAGAGGCAAAGAACAGACGGCCGGTATGATGATCAACAATAAGACGGGCGCGATTCTCGGCATGATTGAAGGGCGCGATTTCAACATCGAGCAGATGAACTACGCTACCCAGATGGTCCGCCAGCCCGGCTCCACCATGAAGCCGATTGCAGCGTACCTGCCTGCCCTGGATGCAGGGCTCATTCAGCCTGCCGGCATTCTGGATGATGCGCCGATTGTCATGAAGGACGGAGGCAAAGGCTACCACATTCCCAAGAATGCCAACAACCGTTATCAGGGTCTGGTTACCGCCCGATATGCCCTGAACAAATCCCTGAACCTTCCGGCCTTGAAGCTGTTCAATGACAAGGTGGGCATTGAGAAGGCCTGGGCCTTCTCCAAGAAGCTGGGGATTACCACCATCCAAGACAATGACTATAGCGCTCAGACCGGGGTTATCGGGGGTCTGAAGTACGGGGTATCCGTGGAAGAGCTGACCAATGCTTACTCCTCCATCGGTAACGGCGGTGCCTTCAATGATGCTTATATGATCGAGAAGATCGTAGACAGTCAGGGTAAAATCGTCTACCAGCATAAAGTTAACCCGGAGCAGGTCTTCTCCAAGCAGACCGCTTATCTGATGACGGATATGCTGCGCACCGTAATTACTGACGGAACAGCAACTACAGTGAAGAGGAACTACAAGCATTTCAAGGAAGTTCCGATTGTCGGCAAAACCGGTTCCACCCAGAACTATGGGGATGTCTGGTTCATGGGCTATTCCCCGGATGTCACCCTTGGAATTTGGGTGGGCTACAAAGAGCAGGTCAATACCCTTCAGGGGGATACCCAGAAGCGCCAGGCGCAGACTCTGTGGACCAAGGTAATGAATACAGTGATTGATAAACGTCCCGAGCTGTTCACCACGAAGGAATTCGCCCAGCCGGAGGGCATCGTCAAGGCGACAGTCTCGGCATACAGCGGCAAGAAGCCTTCCAAGCTGACGGACAGATTCACAACGGACCTGTTCAACGCGAAGTTTGTTCCCAAGGAGAGCGACGACGGAATCTCCAATGCTAAATATATCACTTATAACGGGGTGAACTACATCCCTCTGGAAGGAACTCCTGAGGATTTCCTGAAGGAGAAGATCGTAGTCAAGCGCGAGAAGCCGATTCAGGAGCTGGTCAAAGAGCTGCTGGCCGCCTTCCCGGCAATGAAATCACATGAATCCCTGGCGTACTACATGCCGCAGGATGCCAAGACCGACTATCCGACCGAGGTCGATCCGCGGGTCGATGACGGAAACGGGCCAAGTGCCCCCGGTGAAGTCATGGTTTCCTACAGTACAGGCAAGGCTGTAGTTACGTTCACTCCAAGCGGTTCGCCTGATGTTGTCGGCTACCGCCTCTACCGTTCCCTGAACGGCGGGTCTTTCCAGAAGCAGGCCGTTCTCGCGGCTGGAGAGAGTACCGTCTTCAGGCCGGGGACTCCGGCAGGCGCTAATGCTACCTTCTATGTGGCTGCTGTAGACGTAGCCGGACATGAGACTGCTTCCGGCAGTGTGGCTGGCGGCATTAAGCCGACACCGGAGCCTACGCCTACTCCGGAACAGACCCCAGGCGCTGAACCGACACCGGACGCCGGAATCATTCCGGACAGTACTGAGGACCCTGGCATGATCATTATTCAGCCGCCTGCCGTTGATGATTCAACTCCTTTAGGCGGTACCAACGCAGCGGGCGGAACCAGCGGCGGGAATGCCGCCGGGAATACCGGCGGGAAGCCTGCAGGCAATGCCAGCGGCAATGCCGGAGGCAGTACCGCCACTAACGCTACAGGCAACTCCGGACGTTAA
- the acsA gene encoding acetate--CoA ligase: protein MGQVQGEILPGRVQHSNMEDYSRAVEEFRWEDVERSFSWHGTGKVNMAHEAIDRHVEEGRGAATALIYSDAVREERYTFADLRERSNKFGNVLRKYGIGKGDRVFIFMPRTPELYFSLLGILKTGAVAGPLFEAFMETAVKDRLEDSGAVALVTTPELLQRVKREQLPGLRHIFVVGASAAEDSGLLNYEAEMAEASAELEPEWLSLEDGLIMHYTSGSTGKPKGIYHVQRAMIQHYYTGKVVLDLRPDDVYWCTADPGWVTGTSYGIFAPWLNGVANVVRGGRFSPLDWYKTIERFGVSVWYSAPTAFRMLMGAGKETLEGIDLSSLRHVLSVGEPLNPEVVRWGDKIYQQRIHDTWWMTETGAQLICNYPGMDIKPGSMGRPLPGIEAAILDDRGNVLPPYSMGNLAIRTPWPSMMAKVWNNQAKYEEYFRIPGWYISGDSAYMDADGYFWFQGRIDDVINSSGERIGPFEVESKLVEHPAVAEAGVIGKPDVMRGEIIKAFISLRDGYSPTAELKEEIAAFVKAGLSAHAAPREIEFKDKLPKTRSGKIMRRVLKAWELHLPAGDLSTIED from the coding sequence ATGGGGCAAGTTCAAGGCGAAATTTTACCGGGCCGGGTGCAGCATTCGAATATGGAGGATTATTCCCGGGCAGTTGAGGAATTCCGGTGGGAGGATGTCGAGCGCAGCTTCTCCTGGCATGGGACCGGCAAGGTGAATATGGCACATGAAGCGATAGACCGTCATGTCGAGGAGGGGCGGGGGGCTGCTACAGCACTGATCTACAGCGATGCGGTGCGTGAGGAGCGGTACACCTTCGCCGACTTACGGGAACGGTCGAATAAGTTCGGTAATGTACTGCGCAAATACGGAATCGGCAAAGGAGACAGGGTGTTCATCTTCATGCCGCGTACCCCGGAGCTGTATTTTAGCCTGCTCGGCATTCTGAAGACGGGAGCAGTGGCAGGCCCGCTGTTCGAGGCGTTCATGGAGACGGCGGTCAAGGACCGTCTGGAGGATAGCGGAGCGGTGGCGCTAGTAACCACACCTGAGCTGCTGCAACGGGTGAAGCGGGAGCAGCTTCCTGGACTGCGCCATATCTTTGTGGTAGGAGCTTCTGCTGCTGAAGATTCAGGGCTGCTGAACTATGAAGCGGAAATGGCTGAAGCGTCTGCCGAGCTGGAACCGGAATGGCTTAGCCTGGAGGATGGTCTGATTATGCATTATACCTCCGGTTCAACAGGAAAGCCCAAAGGCATCTACCATGTGCAGAGAGCCATGATCCAGCACTATTATACAGGCAAGGTAGTTCTGGATCTGCGGCCGGACGATGTATACTGGTGCACGGCCGATCCGGGTTGGGTGACCGGAACCTCTTATGGGATATTTGCCCCTTGGCTGAATGGAGTAGCCAATGTAGTCCGGGGAGGCCGATTCAGTCCGCTGGATTGGTATAAGACGATTGAGCGCTTCGGGGTGAGCGTATGGTATAGTGCGCCTACGGCGTTCCGCATGCTGATGGGAGCTGGCAAGGAGACTCTGGAGGGGATCGATCTAAGCAGTCTGCGTCATGTACTGTCTGTAGGCGAGCCGCTGAACCCGGAGGTTGTGCGGTGGGGCGACAAAATCTATCAGCAGCGGATTCATGATACGTGGTGGATGACCGAGACGGGAGCGCAGCTCATCTGCAACTATCCCGGAATGGACATCAAGCCTGGCTCCATGGGCCGGCCGCTGCCGGGGATTGAAGCAGCTATCCTTGATGACCGTGGCAACGTACTGCCGCCGTATTCCATGGGCAATCTGGCCATCCGCACCCCCTGGCCTTCCATGATGGCCAAGGTGTGGAATAACCAGGCTAAGTACGAGGAATACTTCCGGATTCCCGGATGGTATATCTCGGGGGATTCGGCTTACATGGATGCAGACGGCTATTTCTGGTTCCAGGGCCGGATTGATGATGTGATCAATTCCTCCGGGGAGCGGATCGGGCCCTTCGAGGTCGAGAGCAAGCTGGTGGAGCATCCGGCTGTGGCAGAGGCGGGAGTAATCGGCAAGCCGGATGTCATGCGCGGAGAGATTATCAAGGCTTTCATCTCGCTGCGGGATGGATACAGTCCAACCGCTGAACTGAAGGAAGAGATTGCGGCATTTGTCAAAGCAGGCCTGTCTGCCCATGCAGCACCGCGTGAAATCGAGTTCAAGGATAAGCTGCCCAAGACCCGTTCCGGTAAAATTATGCGCCGTGTACTGAAGGCCTGGGAGCTGCATCTGCCGGCAGGCGATTTATCTACCATTGAAGACTAG
- a CDS encoding GNAT family N-acetyltransferase, which produces MEHHKIPVSHTIEHQGRLISVRGPLTPETLQTLSMHRDLDAFRKPQEQFEALIEISGLPEGRIVAAVVSDVIVGYVTFHYPDELELWSQGGMEDLIELGAIEVADEYRGSGLAKLLVSSAFEEGQLENCIVFTTEYYWHWDLKGSGLSVWEYRQMMEKLMKTVDMVWYATDDPEICSHPANCLMVRMGRDVPLSSRETFDRVRFRQRFMY; this is translated from the coding sequence ATGGAGCACCATAAAATCCCTGTATCCCATACCATAGAGCATCAAGGCCGGCTGATTTCTGTCCGTGGACCCTTAACTCCCGAAACGCTTCAGACCTTAAGCATGCACCGCGATCTGGACGCCTTCCGTAAGCCGCAGGAGCAGTTTGAAGCCTTGATCGAGATATCCGGCTTACCTGAAGGGCGTATCGTGGCAGCAGTGGTCTCAGACGTTATCGTGGGCTATGTTACTTTTCATTACCCGGATGAACTGGAGTTATGGTCGCAGGGCGGGATGGAGGATCTGATTGAACTGGGAGCCATCGAAGTAGCTGACGAGTATCGCGGAAGCGGCCTTGCGAAGCTGCTGGTTTCAAGCGCTTTTGAAGAGGGACAGCTGGAGAACTGCATTGTATTCACTACCGAATATTATTGGCACTGGGACCTCAAGGGGAGCGGCCTTAGTGTATGGGAGTACCGCCAGATGATGGAGAAGCTGATGAAGACGGTAGATATGGTGTGGTATGCCACCGATGACCCGGAGATCTGCTCGCATCCGGCCAATTGCCTTATGGTGCGTATGGGCCGGGATGTGCCGCTGTCCTCCCGCGAGACCTTCGACCGGGTGCGCTTCAGACAGCGGTTTATGTATTAA
- a CDS encoding 5'-methylthioadenosine/adenosylhomocysteine nucleosidase yields the protein MSGVLGLIGAMDEEIKLLLEKMENRQTTVKAGITFYAGTVFGKAAVVCKSGVGKVNAAVTTQILLDSFDVEQVLFTGVAGALHPELNIGDIVISSSCIQHDMDVTALGYARGVIPYQEISVFQADPLLVKLAEEACQELGQKSVTGIVLSGDQFIASRASVAKLREQLGGACAEMEGAAVAQVCYMNGVPFVIVRSMSDKADGSAHMNYSEFTVTASQHSHAILEHMLKVM from the coding sequence ATGAGCGGTGTTCTGGGTCTGATTGGTGCAATGGATGAAGAAATCAAGCTGCTGCTGGAAAAGATGGAGAATCGGCAGACCACAGTGAAGGCCGGAATTACCTTTTATGCAGGGACAGTGTTCGGGAAGGCAGCCGTGGTCTGCAAATCAGGGGTAGGGAAGGTGAACGCCGCCGTAACTACCCAGATTCTGCTGGACAGCTTCGACGTTGAGCAGGTGCTGTTCACAGGAGTAGCAGGAGCGCTGCATCCTGAGCTGAACATCGGGGATATTGTTATTTCATCCTCCTGCATTCAGCATGATATGGATGTTACAGCGCTTGGCTATGCCAGAGGGGTGATTCCGTATCAGGAGATCTCTGTCTTCCAGGCAGATCCGCTACTGGTGAAGTTAGCAGAAGAGGCCTGTCAAGAGCTGGGGCAGAAGTCTGTAACAGGCATCGTGCTGTCCGGGGATCAATTCATTGCCAGCAGGGCGTCCGTAGCTAAGCTGCGTGAGCAGCTGGGCGGGGCCTGCGCAGAGATGGAGGGCGCGGCGGTCGCCCAGGTCTGCTATATGAACGGGGTCCCTTTTGTAATCGTACGTTCCATGTCAGACAAAGCAGACGGCTCAGCCCATATGAATTACAGTGAGTTCACCGTAACGGCCTCGCAGCATTCGCATGCCATTCTGGAGCATATGCTTAAGGTTATGTAA
- the ccpA gene encoding catabolite control protein A has protein sequence MTVTIYDVAREAGVSMATVSRVVNNNPNVKPQTRKKVFEAIERLGYRPNAVARGLASKKTTTVGVVIPDISNSIFAEIARGIEDIANMYHYNIILCNADKRKEKEIRVINTLLEKQVDGLLFMGGTVTEEHIQAFQTSAVPIVLCATRDEKGTYPSVDIDHETAAFDAVNTLIRHGHREIAMISGTLQDPANGYARFHGYKKALEAAGIEYQEDLVRIGNYRYESGVEAMKYFLGLKKKPTAIFAATDEMAIGAIHSIQDEGLKVPDDFSIISVDNIRMASMVRPLLTTVAQPMYDLGAVAMRLLTKLMKKETVENPRVILPHETILRLSVNHVNK, from the coding sequence TTGACGGTAACCATTTACGATGTAGCTCGAGAAGCAGGCGTATCTATGGCTACGGTATCACGGGTTGTGAATAATAACCCCAACGTGAAACCGCAGACCCGGAAGAAGGTTTTTGAAGCGATTGAGCGTTTGGGCTATCGTCCGAATGCTGTGGCGAGAGGTCTCGCCAGCAAGAAAACGACAACCGTAGGGGTTGTTATCCCTGATATCTCAAACTCGATTTTTGCGGAAATTGCACGCGGGATTGAAGATATTGCCAATATGTATCATTACAACATTATTCTCTGCAACGCTGACAAGCGCAAAGAGAAAGAGATTCGTGTCATTAACACACTGCTTGAGAAGCAGGTGGACGGGCTGCTGTTCATGGGCGGAACCGTTACGGAAGAGCATATTCAGGCGTTCCAGACCTCTGCTGTGCCTATCGTGCTCTGTGCGACCCGCGATGAGAAGGGGACGTATCCATCCGTGGATATCGACCACGAGACGGCTGCATTTGATGCAGTGAATACGCTGATCCGCCATGGACACCGTGAGATCGCCATGATCAGCGGCACACTGCAGGACCCTGCGAACGGGTATGCCCGGTTCCACGGCTACAAGAAGGCGCTGGAGGCGGCAGGTATCGAGTATCAGGAGGATCTGGTACGCATCGGTAACTATCGTTACGAATCCGGTGTCGAAGCTATGAAGTACTTCCTGGGTCTGAAGAAGAAGCCGACGGCTATCTTTGCCGCTACTGATGAGATGGCGATTGGCGCCATTCACAGCATCCAGGATGAAGGCCTCAAGGTGCCGGATGACTTCTCGATTATCAGTGTAGACAACATCCGGATGGCTTCGATGGTTCGTCCGCTCCTCACTACTGTAGCACAGCCCATGTATGATCTCGGTGCTGTAGCGATGAGACTGCTGACGAAGCTGATGAAGAAGGAGACGGTTGAGAATCCGCGGGTTATTTTGCCGCATGAGACCATTCTTCGTCTATCTGTCAACCATGTCAACAAATAA
- a CDS encoding type 1 glutamine amidotransferase domain-containing protein, translating to MRLSGKKVIALVDDEFEDLELWYPVYRVREEGAEVHLAGLEKGKTYVGKYGVPATAEYSWDELKAADYDGILVPGGWAPDKIRRYSAVLKLVQDFNTAKKPIGQICHAGWVLISAKILEGVTVTSTPGIRDDMENAGAIWKDEPVVVDGHIISARRPPDLPPYGKAFCDALAGE from the coding sequence ATGAGACTATCTGGTAAAAAAGTGATTGCGCTGGTGGACGATGAATTTGAAGATCTTGAGCTGTGGTATCCCGTATACCGCGTCCGCGAGGAAGGGGCCGAGGTTCATTTGGCCGGCCTTGAGAAGGGGAAGACGTATGTCGGCAAATACGGCGTTCCGGCCACTGCTGAATACAGCTGGGACGAGCTGAAGGCAGCCGACTATGACGGCATCCTTGTTCCCGGAGGCTGGGCTCCCGACAAAATCCGCCGGTACAGCGCAGTGCTGAAGCTGGTGCAGGATTTCAATACTGCGAAGAAGCCGATTGGCCAGATCTGCCATGCCGGCTGGGTCTTAATCTCCGCCAAAATTCTTGAAGGTGTAACAGTCACCTCCACACCGGGTATCCGTGATGATATGGAGAACGCCGGGGCTATCTGGAAGGATGAGCCTGTCGTTGTGGACGGCCACATCATCTCCGCACGCCGCCCGCCGGACCTGCCGCCATACGGCAAAGCGTTCTGCGATGCGCTGGCCGGTGAATAA
- a CDS encoding DUF4179 domain-containing protein, which yields MVKTEEELLKEYYHSLSAEAEEVPEMRLNTAIRRGITRSRRSSMSLRKRYALAAAAAVLGLVLLFSFPRAGGVLKTQGAAPDQAVLLPSNGVFEKYNLAVRHSTVSSAIEAGLVQRITGVTAEQNGFVLTVDGIAADQKGIIILYSLQNKTGENAGVELMQLTGAAANPLNTSRGPGNSISPNRITYGYEVRQWESGAGALPDQITFELELGKYKQFTPVSADSPLSKLSVALPLDREQLAKAGETVHVDKTLEIEGQKIKINEVYLAASGIYLDYTCGPLNSKQIFSIYKPGFLAGGSGDYTYLDLRAADFTDSGGTLIFANDSRLAQSLQLQINGILALDKKATQLVIDTDKQQIIKAPDQNLQMSIHNTEKGSTMVLEYDSQAKNNSIYNDFRLGQTFTDGAGTVHSAEKFDIDIPQRTEPENAKSIPHMYYKGLGSNKYPQPLTFTIEAYPALIKEKLSVPIR from the coding sequence ATGGTCAAGACAGAAGAAGAGCTGCTGAAGGAGTACTACCACAGTCTGTCGGCGGAAGCCGAGGAGGTCCCGGAAATGAGGCTGAATACGGCAATCCGCAGAGGAATAACGCGTTCCAGAAGAAGCTCTATGTCACTTAGGAAGCGTTATGCTCTGGCCGCAGCGGCGGCAGTACTTGGACTAGTACTGTTGTTCTCTTTTCCCCGGGCAGGCGGGGTGTTGAAGACACAGGGAGCTGCTCCGGATCAGGCAGTATTACTTCCAAGCAATGGGGTGTTTGAAAAGTATAATCTGGCAGTAAGACATTCCACAGTATCTTCGGCAATCGAGGCTGGCCTTGTACAGCGCATCACTGGTGTTACCGCGGAGCAGAACGGATTTGTCCTGACTGTAGATGGAATTGCTGCGGATCAGAAGGGGATTATCATTTTATACTCATTGCAGAATAAGACTGGCGAGAATGCCGGAGTTGAACTTATGCAGCTTACTGGAGCTGCTGCAAACCCTTTGAATACAAGCAGGGGGCCGGGGAACTCAATTTCCCCAAATCGTATAACCTACGGTTATGAAGTAAGGCAGTGGGAGAGTGGTGCGGGAGCTCTTCCTGATCAAATTACGTTTGAGCTGGAGCTTGGGAAGTACAAGCAGTTCACTCCAGTTTCAGCAGATAGCCCTCTCTCTAAATTGTCTGTAGCTCTTCCGCTGGACCGGGAGCAGCTCGCCAAGGCAGGAGAAACCGTACATGTAGACAAAACACTGGAAATAGAAGGTCAGAAAATTAAAATCAATGAGGTCTATCTGGCCGCCTCCGGCATTTATCTGGACTATACCTGCGGCCCGCTGAACTCCAAACAGATCTTCTCCATATACAAACCGGGTTTCTTAGCAGGTGGCAGCGGTGACTATACGTATCTGGATTTACGCGCCGCCGACTTTACAGACAGTGGGGGCACACTGATATTTGCGAACGACAGCCGCCTGGCACAATCACTCCAGCTGCAAATCAATGGAATTCTGGCGCTGGATAAGAAGGCAACCCAATTAGTAATTGATACGGATAAGCAACAAATTATCAAGGCTCCGGATCAGAATTTGCAAATGTCCATTCATAACACGGAGAAGGGCTCCACGATGGTGCTGGAATATGATTCTCAGGCAAAGAACAACAGTATCTACAATGACTTTAGGCTGGGGCAAACATTTACCGATGGAGCAGGTACAGTTCATTCAGCAGAAAAGTTTGATATCGATATTCCGCAGCGCACGGAGCCGGAGAATGCGAAGTCAATCCCTCACATGTATTACAAAGGTCTGGGAAGTAATAAATATCCGCAGCCGCTGACGTTCACCATTGAGGCGTATCCTGCCCTGATCAAAGAGAAGCTGTCCGTTCCTATCCGCTAA
- a CDS encoding sigma-70 family RNA polymerase sigma factor — translation MEHTWEGEQVRRLNEQEQLFISRVLEQKKILYSIAYSYLRSEAEALEMVQETTYRAWVKRGSLKDEDRFAPWLTRILINCCKDELKRRKRLAAPVPEQASAGLQEMTSDRKLDMERALEAVKPKYRQVLVLKYYRDMTLTEIAEVLGKPEGTVKTWLNKGLKQLRDKMKIKGGL, via the coding sequence ATGGAACATACGTGGGAAGGCGAGCAGGTGCGCCGCTTGAATGAACAGGAGCAGCTGTTCATCAGCCGGGTACTGGAACAGAAGAAAATACTCTACAGCATTGCGTACAGTTACTTGCGCAGCGAGGCGGAGGCACTTGAAATGGTTCAGGAAACTACATACCGGGCCTGGGTCAAGCGCGGGAGTCTGAAGGATGAGGACCGGTTCGCACCCTGGCTGACCCGGATTCTGATCAACTGCTGCAAGGATGAACTGAAACGCAGGAAGCGGCTGGCCGCTCCTGTGCCGGAACAGGCAAGCGCTGGACTGCAGGAGATGACCAGTGACCGTAAGCTGGATATGGAGCGGGCTCTGGAAGCAGTGAAGCCGAAGTACCGTCAGGTGCTTGTCCTGAAGTACTACCGGGATATGACACTGACGGAAATTGCCGAGGTGCTGGGCAAGCCGGAAGGAACGGTCAAGACCTGGCTGAATAAGGGGCTTAAGCAATTGCGCGACAAGATGAAAATCAAAGGGGGACTATAG